One window from the genome of Brachyspira sp. SAP_772 encodes:
- the deoC gene encoding deoxyribose-phosphate aldolase yields MDNLNQLIDHTILRADATIDDIRQLCIEAKEHNFYSVCVNSAYVNVAYNFLLHSNVKVCSVVGFPLGAMIKEAKAYETKFAIDSGANEIDMVANIGFLKSKKIDLFERDIKKVRDACHVGVLKVIIETCLLTDEEKVLACKIAKEFGADFVKTSTGFSTGGATEHDVELMRKTVGDKIGVKASGGIKTYEDAIKMINAGANRIGTSNGVTIMKSLK; encoded by the coding sequence ATGGATAATCTTAATCAATTAATAGATCATACTATATTAAGAGCAGATGCCACAATAGATGATATAAGACAATTATGTATAGAAGCTAAGGAGCATAATTTTTATTCTGTATGTGTTAATTCTGCTTATGTTAATGTTGCATACAATTTTCTCTTACATTCAAATGTTAAAGTTTGCTCTGTTGTAGGATTTCCTTTAGGAGCTATGATTAAAGAGGCTAAGGCCTATGAAACCAAATTTGCTATTGATAGCGGTGCTAATGAAATAGACATGGTTGCAAATATTGGTTTTTTAAAGAGTAAAAAGATAGACCTATTTGAAAGAGATATTAAGAAAGTAAGAGATGCTTGTCATGTAGGGGTACTTAAAGTTATAATAGAGACTTGCCTTTTAACAGATGAAGAGAAAGTTTTAGCTTGTAAGATAGCTAAAGAGTTTGGGGCAGATTTTGTTAAGACTTCTACTGGTTTTTCTACAGGTGGAGCTACAGAGCATGATGTTGAGCTTATGAGAAAGACAGTTGGAGATAAAATAGGAGTAAAAGCTTCAGGCGGAATAAAAACTTATGAAGATGCCATAAAAATGATAAATGCTGGTGCTAATAGAATAGGTACTAGTAATGGTGTCACTATAATGAAGTCTTTAAAGTAA